A region of Polyangiaceae bacterium DNA encodes the following proteins:
- a CDS encoding von Willebrand factor type A domain-containing protein yields the protein MSPPPPVQMPVPTGQASMPGATTASVAQPQKQPAKRAEAKVAVMTAPPPPPAPIAVAPPEPKGTEDYRDYGINPVVDPAKDRLSTFAIDVDTASYSISRRKIMEGSLPPFSAVRAEEFLNYFDYAYPAPSKGPFAVHFAAAPSPFTKGHHIVRVGVQGKTIAASERKPVHLVYLVDTSGSMHSPDKIGLAKQSLKLLTSSLQKGDTVALCTYAGSVREVLAPTGIENKAKILAAIDDLAAGGSTAMASGIELAYKLAERTQVKGHVNRVIVLSDGDANVGATSHQAILAMIGRYKEKGITLSTVGFGTGNYKDTMMEQLADKGDGNYAYIDSEVQAKRVFQDQLSGMLEVIARDVKIQVEFDPKVVQQYRLIGYENRDVADKDFRNDKVDAGEIGNGHSVTAIYDVVLKNTTASPIVLRLRHKPALAGDTASESAFPMNTSSIAASFEAAPRNFRFAVAVAGFAEVLRQSPHARDWAMKDIARIADQAADSRADQQEFVSLVHRAERIAGGQRGPAIAQ from the coding sequence ATGTCTCCGCCTCCGCCCGTGCAAATGCCTGTGCCGACCGGCCAAGCGTCCATGCCTGGAGCGACGACGGCCTCCGTCGCGCAGCCGCAGAAACAGCCGGCAAAAAGGGCCGAAGCGAAGGTCGCGGTCATGACTGCGCCGCCCCCGCCGCCTGCGCCCATTGCCGTCGCGCCGCCCGAGCCCAAGGGTACCGAGGATTATCGCGATTACGGCATCAATCCGGTCGTGGACCCCGCGAAGGATCGTTTGTCGACGTTCGCAATCGATGTCGACACGGCTTCCTATTCGATTTCGCGTCGCAAGATCATGGAAGGATCGCTCCCGCCATTTTCCGCGGTGCGCGCAGAAGAGTTCCTCAATTATTTCGATTATGCCTACCCGGCTCCGTCGAAAGGTCCGTTTGCAGTGCACTTTGCCGCGGCTCCGTCACCCTTCACCAAGGGCCATCACATCGTGCGCGTCGGTGTTCAAGGTAAAACCATTGCGGCAAGCGAACGGAAACCCGTGCACCTCGTGTACCTCGTGGACACCAGTGGTTCGATGCATTCGCCCGACAAGATTGGTCTGGCAAAACAAAGCCTGAAGCTGCTGACGAGCTCGCTACAAAAAGGCGATACGGTTGCGCTTTGCACGTACGCGGGCAGCGTGCGCGAAGTGCTCGCGCCGACGGGCATCGAAAACAAAGCAAAGATTTTGGCCGCCATCGACGATTTGGCCGCGGGTGGTTCGACCGCCATGGCGAGCGGCATCGAATTGGCATACAAGCTCGCGGAACGCACGCAAGTCAAAGGACACGTCAATCGCGTCATCGTGCTTTCGGATGGAGATGCCAATGTGGGCGCGACGTCGCATCAAGCCATTTTGGCGATGATCGGAAGGTACAAAGAAAAGGGCATTACGCTTTCGACCGTCGGGTTTGGCACGGGCAACTACAAAGACACCATGATGGAGCAGCTCGCGGACAAGGGCGATGGCAACTACGCGTACATCGACAGCGAAGTGCAAGCCAAGCGGGTTTTTCAAGACCAACTTTCGGGCATGCTCGAAGTGATTGCGCGCGACGTCAAAATTCAGGTGGAATTCGACCCCAAGGTCGTGCAGCAATATCGGCTCATTGGATACGAAAATCGTGACGTCGCCGACAAGGATTTTCGCAATGACAAGGTCGATGCGGGTGAAATTGGCAATGGGCACAGCGTGACCGCGATTTACGATGTCGTGCTCAAAAACACCACGGCCTCGCCGATCGTGTTGCGTCTTCGCCACAAGCCGGCGCTTGCTGGAGATACGGCGTCGGAGAGCGCATTCCCGATGAATACGTCGTCGATTGCCGCATCGTTCGAGGCAGCTCCGCGCAACTTCAGATTTGCCGTGGCGGTGGCTGGATTTGCGGAAGTGTTGCGACAGAGCCCGCATGCTCGCGATTGGGCCATGAAGGACATTGCTCGCATTGCGGATCAGGCGGCGGATTCACGAGCGGACCAGCAAGAATTCGTGAGCCTCGTGCATCGCGCCGAGCGTATTGCAGGCGGCCAGCGCGGTCCTGCCATCGCGCAGTGA
- a CDS encoding ABC-F family ATP-binding cassette domain-containing protein yields MPVLVAQDISKSYGQKTILDGVSLSIHTGQRVGLVGSNGSGKSTLARILAGLEAPDAGSVAVRRGASVAYLAQEPTLDPDATARTIVTEGLGAWSQAKTNHERLSARIAAGEPHADKLLAEQAEAAAQIERHGGWDLMHRVEEILGHLGIERPDVPARELSGGDKRRVALARILVAPPTLLILDEPSNHLDVETITWLEKYLLEEFEGALLVVTHDRYLLDRIADRTLELHRGVVHAYEGGYEAYLEAKAERLALEARTEQNRQNFLRGELEWLRRQPKARTTKQKARIQRAEAAKDARPQRAERTARLVAEASITGKTLAELRNVSVDLAGRTLVRDLDLVIMAGERIGIVGRNGTGKTTLLRTILGEISPSRGAVVIGKNTRLGYFDQHRSGLDEDASVYDNVASTGNKIELGGQPIEVRSFLERFAFDSHAQRQPVRSLSGGERARVALARMLADKHGLLILDEPTNDLDLPTLSALEEMLLEYGGSAIVVTHDRWFLDRVATSLLVFEGDGRIVRYAGGHSDYLMQKAAAVAAREEAARAAQAEAKSIQKDKPPAKTSKPKGLTWAEQREFETILDRVDAAEKEVADCEKALTDPSLYSSRPTEVPAMTRKLEEAKARAAALVARWEELEQKQSAT; encoded by the coding sequence GTGCCGGTCCTCGTTGCGCAAGACATCTCCAAGTCCTATGGCCAGAAAACCATCCTCGATGGCGTCTCCTTATCGATCCACACAGGCCAGCGCGTAGGGTTGGTCGGATCGAACGGCAGCGGTAAGAGCACGCTGGCGAGAATTCTCGCGGGACTCGAAGCGCCCGATGCAGGTTCGGTCGCCGTACGGCGTGGAGCCTCCGTCGCGTACCTCGCGCAAGAACCCACGCTCGATCCAGACGCGACCGCGCGAACCATCGTAACCGAAGGACTTGGCGCTTGGTCACAGGCCAAGACAAACCACGAGCGTTTGTCCGCGCGCATCGCAGCCGGTGAACCGCACGCGGACAAACTCCTCGCCGAGCAAGCCGAAGCGGCCGCGCAAATCGAACGTCACGGCGGCTGGGATCTCATGCATCGCGTGGAAGAAATCCTCGGTCACCTCGGCATCGAACGCCCCGACGTTCCCGCTCGCGAACTGTCCGGCGGTGACAAACGTCGCGTCGCTCTTGCACGGATTCTCGTCGCACCACCAACATTGCTCATTCTCGACGAACCCTCCAATCACTTGGACGTCGAAACGATCACGTGGCTCGAAAAGTACCTGCTCGAAGAATTCGAAGGCGCATTGCTCGTCGTCACCCACGATCGATACCTGCTCGATCGCATAGCGGACCGCACCCTCGAACTACATCGCGGCGTCGTGCACGCGTACGAAGGCGGTTACGAAGCGTATCTCGAGGCCAAAGCCGAACGCCTGGCGCTCGAAGCACGTACCGAGCAAAACCGCCAGAACTTTTTGCGCGGCGAGCTCGAATGGTTGCGCCGGCAGCCAAAAGCACGCACGACCAAACAAAAGGCGCGCATTCAACGCGCAGAAGCCGCCAAAGACGCTCGCCCCCAACGCGCCGAACGAACCGCACGCCTCGTCGCGGAAGCTTCCATCACAGGCAAAACGCTCGCAGAGTTACGTAACGTATCGGTAGATTTGGCCGGGCGTACGCTCGTGCGCGACCTGGACCTGGTGATCATGGCCGGCGAACGGATCGGCATCGTCGGGAGAAATGGTACGGGAAAAACCACTTTGCTGCGGACGATTCTAGGTGAAATATCGCCTTCGCGCGGCGCCGTGGTCATCGGCAAAAATACGAGATTGGGTTATTTCGACCAGCATCGAAGTGGCCTCGATGAAGACGCGTCGGTCTACGACAACGTGGCATCGACGGGAAATAAAATCGAGCTTGGTGGTCAGCCCATTGAAGTGCGATCGTTTCTCGAACGATTCGCCTTCGATTCGCACGCGCAACGCCAGCCCGTGCGATCCTTGTCCGGCGGCGAACGTGCTCGGGTCGCGCTTGCCCGCATGCTCGCGGACAAACACGGTCTTTTGATATTGGACGAACCCACGAACGATCTGGATTTACCCACGCTATCGGCGCTCGAAGAAATGCTCCTCGAATATGGCGGCAGCGCAATCGTGGTCACGCATGACCGGTGGTTTCTCGACCGAGTCGCCACATCGCTGCTCGTTTTCGAGGGAGACGGGCGCATCGTGCGATATGCCGGCGGCCATTCCGATTACCTCATGCAGAAAGCGGCGGCCGTAGCCGCGCGGGAGGAGGCGGCACGAGCAGCCCAGGCGGAAGCGAAATCGATCCAGAAAGACAAACCTCCCGCAAAAACCTCCAAGCCCAAGGGGCTCACGTGGGCCGAACAACGCGAATTCGAAACGATCCTCGATCGAGTGGACGCGGCTGAAAAGGAAGTGGCCGATTGCGAAAAAGCGCTGACGGATCCGTCGCTTTATTCGTCACGCCCGACCGAAGTACCTGCGATGACCCGAAAGCTCGAAGAAGCGAAGGCGCGTGCAGCAGCGCTCGTGGCTCGCTGGGAAGAGCTGGAACAGAAGCAATCCGCCACTTGA
- a CDS encoding protein kinase, translating to MTMHNRVVADRYELVQQIGRGAMGFIWEAIDQHLRRRVAVKLMTQDHMASSMARLRFDREAKAIAQLRNPHVVQIHDYGIHDGSPYIVMELLEGEDLDSRLERDNRMPLGVVASIIKQAALGLASAHAKGIVHRDFKPANIFLSQSDTGEVVKILDFGVVAMLSEPNIDADDEVLGQTAAGTIVGTPLYMSPEQIRGGVVDHRSDLWSLAVVAYRALTGVNPFAGQWLGMLMVRICTDPFTRPSEVVPALPPEVDNFFERALAKDPDKRFRNAREFANAFAALTEHRERGRARILVVDDEPDVELLVKQRFRQQIKKGIYDFVFASDGLNALEKLRKHDDIDVIMTDINMPGMDGLTFLSHVIDVAPLVRTIVVSAYGDMGNIRTAMNRGAFDFVVKPIDFKDLEVTIEKTLKHVLELRKNAQSSEENSVLRMFVSPNLVDRLRAKSLYVPVTTGPASVAFIDIAGTHTKVTPNNIDELVRTLNANFEVIVPAITYRGGVVEKFVSDAVMVVFQGEDHVGRALDACLTIRSQLRTLAVRAGKDSPYALGVRMGIATGNISVGEVGSKAYGRLEHTVLGIVPRTAAVLEGIAETNQILIDEATHRAAQSSFECNAREMTGKPIAFDVFELVRRNVADTAAKQVGNSSSVDLSLSSSNDPVESATIVTHDDGHDDQAAAFRTTAEGDDATSDDKTPKDPSKN from the coding sequence ATTACCATGCATAACCGCGTCGTTGCCGACAGGTACGAACTGGTGCAACAAATTGGACGCGGCGCCATGGGCTTCATCTGGGAAGCAATCGACCAGCACCTGCGGCGTCGAGTGGCGGTCAAGTTGATGACCCAGGACCACATGGCGTCGAGCATGGCGCGGCTGCGCTTCGACCGCGAAGCCAAAGCGATCGCGCAGCTCAGAAATCCGCACGTAGTGCAAATTCACGATTACGGTATCCACGATGGCTCGCCGTACATCGTGATGGAACTGCTCGAAGGAGAAGACCTCGACAGTCGGCTCGAGCGGGACAATCGCATGCCGCTCGGGGTCGTTGCATCGATTATCAAGCAGGCGGCTTTGGGGCTGGCATCGGCACACGCCAAAGGCATCGTGCATCGTGATTTCAAGCCGGCCAACATTTTCCTTTCGCAAAGCGATACGGGTGAAGTCGTAAAGATTCTCGATTTCGGCGTCGTGGCGATGTTGTCGGAGCCCAACATCGATGCGGACGACGAAGTCCTTGGGCAGACGGCGGCGGGAACCATCGTCGGCACGCCGCTTTACATGAGTCCCGAGCAAATTCGCGGCGGCGTGGTGGACCATCGAAGTGATCTCTGGTCGCTCGCGGTGGTTGCATACCGAGCGCTCACCGGAGTGAATCCATTTGCCGGACAATGGCTCGGTATGCTGATGGTGCGCATTTGCACCGATCCATTCACTCGACCGTCGGAGGTCGTGCCAGCACTTCCGCCGGAAGTGGACAACTTTTTTGAACGAGCACTTGCCAAGGACCCGGACAAACGTTTTCGCAATGCGCGCGAATTCGCCAATGCTTTCGCGGCATTGACCGAACATCGAGAACGGGGCAGGGCCCGAATTCTGGTCGTGGACGACGAACCGGACGTCGAGCTTTTGGTCAAGCAGCGATTTCGGCAGCAGATAAAAAAAGGCATTTATGATTTCGTTTTTGCGTCGGACGGTTTGAATGCCCTGGAAAAACTCCGCAAGCATGACGACATCGACGTCATCATGACCGACATCAACATGCCCGGAATGGACGGACTCACGTTCCTGTCGCATGTCATCGATGTCGCCCCGCTCGTAAGGACCATCGTCGTATCGGCATATGGCGACATGGGGAACATTCGCACGGCGATGAATCGCGGTGCTTTCGATTTCGTCGTAAAACCCATCGACTTCAAAGATCTCGAAGTCACCATCGAAAAGACGCTCAAGCACGTGCTCGAACTGCGAAAGAATGCGCAATCGTCCGAAGAAAATTCCGTTTTGCGCATGTTCGTCAGCCCAAACCTCGTCGATCGTTTGCGCGCCAAATCGCTTTACGTGCCCGTCACGACAGGACCTGCATCGGTCGCATTCATCGACATCGCGGGAACGCATACCAAGGTGACGCCGAACAACATCGACGAGCTGGTTCGCACGCTGAACGCCAATTTCGAGGTCATCGTGCCGGCTATCACGTATCGCGGGGGCGTCGTGGAAAAGTTCGTGAGCGACGCGGTCATGGTGGTTTTCCAAGGCGAAGATCACGTCGGCCGTGCGCTCGATGCATGCCTGACCATTCGATCGCAGCTCCGCACGCTTGCCGTGCGTGCCGGCAAGGATTCTCCTTATGCGCTGGGCGTCCGCATGGGCATTGCGACGGGAAATATTTCCGTCGGCGAAGTCGGCTCGAAAGCCTACGGACGCCTCGAACACACGGTGCTCGGTATCGTGCCTCGTACAGCCGCAGTGCTCGAAGGCATCGCAGAGACAAACCAGATTCTCATTGACGAAGCAACCCATCGAGCCGCTCAGAGCTCGTTCGAATGCAATGCCCGCGAAATGACGGGCAAGCCCATCGCTTTCGACGTCTTCGAGCTCGTCCGTCGCAACGTAGCCGATACGGCTGCCAAACAAGTTGGCAACAGCAGCAGCGTCGACCTGTCGCTGTCGTCATCCAACGATCCCGTCGAATCCGCAACGATCGTCACCCACGACGACGGGCACGATGATCAGGCTGCGGCGTTCCGAACGACAGCCGAAGGCGACGACGCGACTTCGGACGACAAAACGCCCAAAGATCCCTCGAAGAACTAG
- a CDS encoding DUF362 domain-containing protein encodes MSKSKVAILRTSPATVLDDYHRLMNLAGYQDVIAKDADTALKVNISWHFFFPGSSTVPWQLDGVIRAMLKDGYDKQLVHACHNRTVVIDAHLGERENKQVDVVNAHGLRNVHLYEGEEWIDIRDAVGDLTKKFTCLNEVYPKGFSIPKRFIGENIIHLPTVKTHIFTTTTGAMKNAFGGLLNEHRHWTHPVIHKTLVDLLMIQKKIHRGVFAVMDGTFAGDGPGPRCMIPHVKNVILASADQVAIDAVAAKLMGFDPMRDLEFVRLAHDLGLGCGDVRDIEIVGDVDAAKENWNFQGPFKEMTFASRNQHRIYWGPLKGPIEWSLKTWLAPWAYVASVAYHDMFWYPMYAQKNVQKVLSSDWGRLFANWGNVSADPEGRGFPDVGAVSPELIRIGLKHFVEGFRLIGMAVAESPELKHRQMRKDREAARAHS; translated from the coding sequence ATGAGCAAGTCGAAAGTCGCGATTTTACGCACGTCCCCCGCCACGGTCCTCGATGACTACCACCGCTTGATGAACCTCGCGGGCTATCAGGACGTGATTGCCAAAGATGCCGACACGGCGCTGAAGGTGAACATCTCCTGGCACTTCTTCTTCCCAGGTTCCTCCACGGTCCCTTGGCAGCTCGACGGCGTCATCCGCGCCATGCTGAAGGACGGCTACGACAAACAGCTCGTCCACGCTTGCCACAACCGCACCGTCGTGATCGACGCGCACCTCGGCGAGCGCGAAAACAAGCAGGTCGACGTGGTGAATGCGCACGGCTTGCGCAATGTGCACCTCTACGAAGGCGAAGAGTGGATCGACATTCGTGACGCCGTCGGTGACTTGACGAAAAAGTTCACATGCTTGAACGAGGTCTACCCGAAGGGCTTCAGCATCCCGAAGCGGTTCATCGGGGAGAACATCATTCATCTACCGACGGTCAAGACGCACATCTTCACGACGACCACGGGCGCGATGAAGAACGCGTTCGGCGGTCTGCTCAACGAGCATCGCCACTGGACGCATCCGGTCATTCACAAGACGCTCGTCGACTTGCTCATGATCCAGAAGAAGATCCATCGAGGCGTATTTGCCGTGATGGATGGCACGTTCGCCGGTGATGGTCCGGGCCCGCGCTGCATGATCCCGCACGTGAAAAACGTCATCCTCGCATCGGCTGATCAAGTGGCGATCGATGCCGTGGCCGCGAAGCTCATGGGCTTCGATCCGATGAGGGATCTCGAATTCGTGAGGCTCGCGCACGATCTCGGGCTCGGCTGTGGCGACGTGCGCGACATCGAAATCGTCGGTGACGTCGACGCGGCGAAGGAAAACTGGAATTTCCAGGGTCCTTTCAAAGAGATGACGTTCGCCTCGCGCAACCAGCATCGAATTTATTGGGGCCCGCTGAAGGGGCCGATCGAGTGGTCGTTGAAGACGTGGCTCGCGCCGTGGGCCTACGTGGCATCCGTCGCGTACCACGACATGTTTTGGTACCCGATGTATGCCCAGAAAAACGTGCAGAAGGTGCTATCGAGCGACTGGGGCCGCCTCTTTGCGAATTGGGGCAATGTTTCTGCTGATCCCGAAGGCCGTGGATTTCCCGATGTCGGCGCCGTCAGTCCCGAGCTGATACGAATCGGGCTGAAGCATTTCGTCGAAGGCTTCCGCCTCATTGGCATGGCGGTCGCCGAATCCCCCGAATTGAAGCACCGACAGATGCGCAAAGACCGCGAAGCCGCACGCGCACATTCCTGA